The sequence below is a genomic window from Rhinopithecus roxellana isolate Shanxi Qingling chromosome 7, ASM756505v1, whole genome shotgun sequence.
CTTAACTCTTTGTTCAGGACTCagtcctttggatgttaatctGACTGGGCTGGTGcacctaaataataaatatcctccTGAACACCATCGATCTATCTGATTCCTTATCAATCCCGCTACACTTTCAGAACCTACAGCACAATGGTCAGGCATTGATCAGATATTGTGGCAATCCCCACATTTCCTGGTACAGGGCCCTGTAAACACAGCAGCCAACAAAGGTTACTGAGTGAagtaaatataggtacaaaaagaCTTATAGAACCATTATTTTCACAATAAAACATCCTGCCCCTATTGCCCACTGCCAGAGAATAACcatcatctttcttctttcaagGACCCTTGTGAATAAACACATACAAACTGGCAGAAGCAGGAAATGTGAGGCAGCATGTTTAATCATCTCCATCTATTCAAAAACCCCATAAGATAGTTAtcattgttattcccattttacagattagaaaactaacacaaacGGAGAGTGATCAAGTGAGATTAGCCAGCTGCCAACAGGTAAGCAAAGCAAAATTTCAGATTCCAGCAGTTTAGCTCCAGGAGGAGCCAGCCTGAGGAGGAGACATCTTAGTTAAAATCAGAAAGAGGCTGTCAGATTGTCATCCCTTCCCATCTCTTCGAAAGTGAATTGGTCaaatattttctagttgttttcttACCCATCCTCTGGGAACATGAGGTATAATGGGCGCACTCATCCATTATGATCAGTCATTGAGGTGATTGGAACCCACAGTACATGTAGGGGCTCACAAAACAGTttaatttcttatataaaatgaGGTTGATCAAAAGGGTCGTTGTGCAAGCAAAAATAGAATGAGTCACCCAAACGATGGAGGATAGGTCCTATAGTTGAAACCTACTCTCTATATTCAGGACATTAACAAGTTCTGCAGTATCTACAAAATACTTCTTAAAGGAAGAATCTTAGAGCACTCAATCTGTCCTGGCTGTGTTTAtttgacaataaataaaatgtatttattcctaaataagagcTCAGAAAGATATCTGTAGAAAAGGGCAGGAGTAGAGGAAAAGAGGGCTATGCAgcagcaggaaagaaaggaaatcactgCAGGTCCACAGCACCAGCTCAGCGCAGAAGGTAAGTGCGCATTTGTAATGGGTCTGTAGCCGGAGACATAGCAGAAGCTGCACTATCCACAGTCACAACCAGAGGCAAAGGAAGGATCCTGCCCTGCAATTTTAGAAATCTTGGCTGCagctgggaacggtggctcacgcctgtaatcccagcactttcggaggccgaggtgggtggatcacttggggccagaagttccagaccagcccagccaacatggtgaaaccctgtctctactaaaaatacaataattacccaggtgtgctggtgcatgcctgtagttccaggtactcaggaggctgacgcactCCTGAGTACCTGCACAACACATGCAAGCACCCACTCCATCCTACTCCCTGCCCCCcgccctcctcccccttcccctccttctccccacttctcctcccctctgccctACTCCCCCCACCTGACTCCCTCCCCTCGCCCTACTGCCCCACCCCAACTCGTGCTCTTCTGCACCCAGGGCAAGGCCAAGTCCCTGAGGCATGCGCACCTCATTAGGCCCAACCCACAGCAAATAGTGGGAAGAGGCAAGGCAAGAAAGGAGGTCTCTAAGTGGATACACTGTTACTGAATCTAGGcgcccagaagatggaggttgtagtgagcccagatcgtgccactgcatttcagagacagagcgagactgtcttaaaaaaaaaaaaaaaaaaaaaaaaaaaaaaaaaaaagagaagaaaagcaatcTCGGGTGCACTAAGCATTGTGCGTGTTTCTACCCTTGCACTTTGATGTGGAGTCATTACTAAAAATTAATAGTGGATTTTCTCAAGGAGGGTGCTCCATTTTTACATAGTGCATTTGCGCAGCCCACAAGCTTTGCAAATCTAGGCCCAAGCTCCTGTTCCTGGAGACCTAGGAAGCACGGAGCTAGTGTGAAATCTCTCATCGCCATAAAATGGGCTTGCACGATTCCGCACAGCAGCTTCCCCAAGTTCCACACTAATGCATGCCAGTCTATAGCACAACACATGCAAGCACCGACCCCATCCTACTCCCCCGCCCACGCCCTACTCCCCCCTCCCCCGCACCCTACTCCCCTCCTtactcctcccccatcccctcccccacccccgccaccaaCACGTGCTCTTCCCCACCCCGGGCAAGGCCAAGCCCCTGACGCATGCGCACATCAGCAGGCCCAACCCAGAGCAAAGAGCGGGAAGCAGAGAGGCGGTCTCTAAGTGGATACATTGTTGCTGAGTCTAGACGCCAGAAGAACCTTCCAGGCTGCGACTCACAGTTCTAGCACTGCCTAGGAGATCGTGGTGGCTCCAGCTTAGAATCTGCAGAAGCACACAGCTCCATCCACACCACTCAGGGTATGGAGCCTTTGGACCAGTCTAGCCAGGATATCACCAGCTTGCTCAGCCTTGGAGTCGACTGCGAGAAGGAACTACAGGGTCAGTACCTGAATGGGACTCATGCTTTTGCGAACTCAGGAAACCGAGGTTCCTTGGGAGAGGCGAGTCGACTGGATGATGCCCCCGCACTACCACTGCTCTGAGTGCAGCCCCTCACCGCCTCCTTCCAACACCCTCAGGACCAAGGCCTTAATCTTTCTCTTGGGGTTTCTACTTTTCCAGATATGAGTGCTGTGGTGCTGTCGCTTACTGAAGAGgtcaaagaggaggaagaggatgcaCAGTCTGAGCCTGAGCAAggcacagcagcagcaggagaagAGTCAAAGTTGGCAGGAGCCCAAGGCGGAGAAGAAAAAGATGGCGGCGGCGGCGCAGGAGCTCCTGGCCTCCTATGTAAAGAAAACCGCGAGGGCAGCAGCGGCAGCGATGGCGACGATGAGGGCAGCGACCAGAGCGAGAAGGAACCCAGGCAGCAGGATTCGCCCCCACTGGGCGCTGTCGGGGGGCTGGAGCCTGGCAACGCGCAGGAGCCCGGCGTCCACGCCTTCACCCCCTTGCAGCTGCAGGAGCTGGAGCGCATTTTCCGACGCAAGAAGTTCCCCAGCGAGTTCCTGCGGTAAGCCCATTGCTGGTTGGCGCGCGGTTTGCAGGGAGCACGTGCTGCTCCAGGGTGGCATTTGGCTTTCCCCCAGTCCCTCTCCAGCCCTCTCCAGCCCTCTCCCCTCCTGAACCAAAACCCACCTGGGGCCTGGTGTTGCTGCTGTCCCCTCCCCGCAGACCCCTGGCCCCTGGTGGGTTCTGTAGTGGGGCTATGCCTATTAGGCATCATGCATAATTTAAATGAACCAAGTTGGGCAACTTTGGGCTGAGGTCGGTTATGATAAGTAACTCCTATCGCAGCCGAGGCAGAAATAAAGGTTCGGTACAGCAAGTGCAGGGTCGCATCTTGACCTTATTTAGAATTCTGAGAAGTCTGTCGTTTGGCTGG
It includes:
- the RHOXF2 gene encoding rhox homeobox family member 2, whose product is MEPLDQSSQDITSLLSLGVDCEKELQDMSAVVLSLTEEVKEEEEDAQSEPEQGTAAAGEESKLAGAQGGEEKDGGGGAGAPGLLCKENREGSSGSDGDDEGSDQSEKEPRQQDSPPLGAVGGLEPGNAQEPGVHAFTPLQLQELERIFRRKKFPSEFLRRRLAGSMNVTELAVQIWFENRRAKWRRHQRALMMRNMPPFMVVGQPVMVTAVEAIMAPFSISAMRDGYFWGYSHSSTLCFSVSPFPPPSLPLPTVFLPPMPPSDEAQFGPLPFVIMHYFTFPNV